One stretch of Arachis hypogaea cultivar Tifrunner chromosome 20, arahy.Tifrunner.gnm2.J5K5, whole genome shotgun sequence DNA includes these proteins:
- the LOC112782718 gene encoding BTB/POZ domain-containing protein At3g05675 has protein sequence MSFIHQIKPVQLVITKDIFVSAIRIAMSIDGSCLPFGDVLRTSAQEQVDYMLSKDKDTLIVMADDEVKSVVRTGVYNTINSFEKDLASLLLVPSHELGAADNNDRIMRKLSDLEWMCNVLPKMDLMKNLVSDWAAISNQILRIVEDKKLDQVMWGLKIKLIEVTCKVLEAVGYGGVILPAACRVQLLKSWFPYIRKMKPLLDSKGIEENGFPYKMDQDLCQAIEGAIVSMVLTLPSNDQADILADWIRSREIGYPDLSEAFEVWCYRTKSAKRRLVEGLDGNSDAVISA, from the coding sequence ATGTCATTTATACATCAGATTAAACCTGTACAATTAGTTATCACAAAAGATATATTTGTTTCAGCCATTCGCATCGCCATGTCTATTGATGGGTCGTGTTTACCATTTGGAGATGTGCTCCGAACATCTGCACAGGAGCAAGTCGACTACATGCTAAGTAAAGACAAAGATACTCTGATAGTCATGGCTGATGACGAAGTTAAGTCAGTGGTAAGAACGGGTGTTTACAATACAATTAATTCATTCGAAAAGGACTTGGCTTCTTTGTTGTTGGTCCCCTCTCATGAGCTTGGGGCTGCAGATAATAATGATAGAATAATGAGAAAGTTATCTGATCTTGAATGGATGTGCAATGTACTCCCAAAGATGGATTTAATGAAAAATTTGGTCTCTGATTGGGCTGCGATCTCTAATCAAATTTTGCGAATTGTTGAAGACAAGAAGCTTGACCAGGTCATGTGGGGCCTGAAAATAAAGCTGATAGAGGTAACATGTAAAGTTTTGGAAGCGGTTGGTTATGGCGGTGTGATTCTTCCGGCAGCATGCCGCGTCCAATTGCTGAAGTCTTGGTTTCCGTATATTCGGAAAATGAAGCCGTTGCTGGATTCAAAAGGCATAGAGGAGAATGGTTTTCCTTACAAAATGGACCAAGATTTGTGCCAGGCCATTGAGGGAGCAATTGTGTCAATGGTATTGACATTGCCATCAAACGACCAAGCAGACATTCTTGCTGACTGGATTAGAAGCAGAGAAATCGGATACCCGGACCTGAGTGAGGCTTTCGAGGTCTGGTGTTATAGAACGAAGTCGGCGAAGAGGAGATTAGTGGAAGGTTTAGATGGCAATAGTGATGCTGTCATCAGTGCTTGA
- the LOC112782717 gene encoding cysteine-rich receptor-like protein kinase 10 isoform X1 — translation MMETKLTTTIHGLFLWFFLLSFFISFTTTRAQSSSPNYVGDDCKNSTEESLTSGFKTNLNSILSWLSSDAATSKGYNHTAIGTATRDAVYGLYDCRGDVTGTFCQFCVSTAASDIVQHCPNRSSAVIWYNYCILRYSNHDFFGNLTITPSWQFPGTKNSTNSTQELQKAETYMQSLIKNATVETNLLYAMGEFNSGGSSGERYGLVQCSRDLTSDQCRQCLNAMLDQVPKCCASKVGWQVLAPSCLIKYDDFMFYKITTSQGPSPSFNSANNKGTSKTKTLIIIIVSVLVALVLLSCGIYFLWRKNQSNNDALLSETTPISIHYNPYQGQGDDSLNADLPTIPLFWIRQSTNNFSDSCKLGEGGFGPVYKGSLQDGTEVAIKRLSKTSGQGLDEFKNEVIFIAKLQHRNLVRLLGCCVEENEKLLIYEYMSNSSLALHLFDMEKRKQLSWKVRMNIIKGIARGLLYLHEDSRLKIIHRDMKASNVLLDQDMNPKISDFGLARTFEKGQNEENTRRVMGTYGYMAPEYAMEGLYSVKSDVFSFGVLLLEIIAGKRNSGFYLSDHGQSLLVYSWKLWCEGECLELVDPILENTYIRNEVTRCIHIGLLCVQEDAIDRPTMSTVVVMLASETMTLPNPNHPAFSVGRKFGKEDESTSKTSKDNISVNEVSISNVFPR, via the exons ATGATGGAAACGAAGCTCACTACTACTATCCATGGATTATTTCTGTGGTTCTTCTTGCTGAGCTTCTTCATCTCCTTCACCACAACAAGAGCACAATCATCGTCCCCAAACTACGTTGGAGATGATTGCAAAAACTCGACGGAAGAATCCCTAACAAGTGGATTCAAAACCAACCTCAACAGCATCCTCTCATGGCTTTCCTCTGATGCTGCCACAAGCAAGGGCTACAACCATACCGCCATCGGAACCGCCACTCGCGATGCCGTCTATGGCCTCTATGACTGCAG AGGTGACGTGACAGGCACCTTCTGCCAGTTTTGCGTGTCCACTGCAGCTTCAGACATTGTTCAGCACTGTCCAAACAGATCATCAGCAGTGATATGGTACAACTACTGCATACTCAGATACTCCAACCATGACTTCTTTGGAAACCTTACAATAACCCCATCGTGGCAATTTCCTGGGACCaagaacagcaccaacagcacACAAGAACTCCAGAAAGCAGAGACTTACATGCAGAGCTTGATAAAGAATGCTACTGTGGAGACCAACTTGCTGTATGCAATGGGTGAGTTCAATTCTGGTGGTTCTTCAGGGGAAAGGTATGGGTTGGTGCAGTGTAGTAGGGACCTTACTAGTGATCAGTGTAGGCAGTGTTTGAATGCTATGTTGGATCAAGTTCCTAAATGCTGTGCTTCAAAAGTTGGATGGCAAGTTTTGGCTCCAAGTTGTTTGATCAAGTATGATGATTTTATGTTCTACAAGATTACTACCAGTCAAGGACCTTCTCCATCATTCAATTCAG CCAATAATAAGGGTACAAGTAAGACAAAAACGTTGATAATCATCATAGTGAGTGTGTTGGTGGCATTAGTTCTACTAAGTTGTGGCATCTACTTCTTATGGAGGAAGAATCAATCAAATAATG ATGCATTATTGTCAGAGACCACTCCTATATCAATACATTATAACCCATATCAAGGTCAAGGAGACGATTCATTGAATGCTGACCTTCCTACAATCCCTCTATTTTGGATTCGACAGAGCACTAATAACTTTTCAGATTCTTGCAAATTAGGGGAAGGTGGATTTGGTCCTGTTTATAAG GGAAGCTTACAAGATGGGACAGAAGTTGCCATCAAAAGACTCTCAAAAACATCTGGCCAAGGTTTAGATGAGTTCAAGAATGAAGTAATCTTCATAGCCAAACTACAACATAGGAACCTTGTGAGACTGTTGGGTTGTTGTGTTGAGGAAAATGAAAAGCTGCTTATATACGAGTACATGTCCAATTCAAGCCTTGCCCTTCATCTATTCG ACATGGAAAAACGAAAGCAACTAAGTTGGAAGGTTCGAATGAATATTATCAAAGGAATCGCACGAGGACTTCTATACCTTCATGAAGATTCTAGACTTAAAATAATTCATAGAGATATGAAAGCTAGTAATGTTCTACTTGATCAAGATATGAATCCAAAAATATCAGATTTTGGACTAGCAAGGACATTTGAAAAAGGCCAGAACGAAGAAAACACTAGAAGGGTTATGGGCACCTA CGGATATATGGCTCCCGAATATGCTATGGAAGGGTTATATTCAGTAAAATCAGACGTTTTTAGTTTTGGAGTTCTTTTACTAGAAATCATTGCTGGCAAAAGGAATAGTGGATTCTATCTTTCAGATCATGGTCAAAGTCTTCTTGTATAT AGTTGGAAACTATGGTGTGAAGGAGAATGTTTAGAGTTAGTAGATCCTATATTAGAAAATACATACATAAGAAATGAAGTTACAAGGTGTATTCATATTGGTTTGCTATGTGTACAAGAAGATGCAATAGATCGACCAACAATGTCTACAGTGGTTGTTATGCTAGCAAGTGAGACAATGACACTTCCTAATCCTAATCATCCTGCATTTTCAGTTGGAAGAAAGTTCGGTAAAGAAGACGAGTCAACGTCAAAGACTTCTAAAGATAATATCTCTGTCAATGAAGTATCAATCTCAAATGTTTTTCCTAGATAA
- the LOC112782717 gene encoding cysteine-rich receptor-like protein kinase 10 isoform X2 has translation MSNSSLALHLFDMEKRKQLSWKVRMNIIKGIARGLLYLHEDSRLKIIHRDMKASNVLLDQDMNPKISDFGLARTFEKGQNEENTRRVMGTYGYMAPEYAMEGLYSVKSDVFSFGVLLLEIIAGKRNSGFYLSDHGQSLLVYSWKLWCEGECLELVDPILENTYIRNEVTRCIHIGLLCVQEDAIDRPTMSTVVVMLASETMTLPNPNHPAFSVGRKFGKEDESTSKTSKDNISVNEVSISNVFPR, from the exons ATGTCCAATTCAAGCCTTGCCCTTCATCTATTCG ACATGGAAAAACGAAAGCAACTAAGTTGGAAGGTTCGAATGAATATTATCAAAGGAATCGCACGAGGACTTCTATACCTTCATGAAGATTCTAGACTTAAAATAATTCATAGAGATATGAAAGCTAGTAATGTTCTACTTGATCAAGATATGAATCCAAAAATATCAGATTTTGGACTAGCAAGGACATTTGAAAAAGGCCAGAACGAAGAAAACACTAGAAGGGTTATGGGCACCTA CGGATATATGGCTCCCGAATATGCTATGGAAGGGTTATATTCAGTAAAATCAGACGTTTTTAGTTTTGGAGTTCTTTTACTAGAAATCATTGCTGGCAAAAGGAATAGTGGATTCTATCTTTCAGATCATGGTCAAAGTCTTCTTGTATAT AGTTGGAAACTATGGTGTGAAGGAGAATGTTTAGAGTTAGTAGATCCTATATTAGAAAATACATACATAAGAAATGAAGTTACAAGGTGTATTCATATTGGTTTGCTATGTGTACAAGAAGATGCAATAGATCGACCAACAATGTCTACAGTGGTTGTTATGCTAGCAAGTGAGACAATGACACTTCCTAATCCTAATCATCCTGCATTTTCAGTTGGAAGAAAGTTCGGTAAAGAAGACGAGTCAACGTCAAAGACTTCTAAAGATAATATCTCTGTCAATGAAGTATCAATCTCAAATGTTTTTCCTAGATAA
- the LOC112782717 gene encoding cysteine-rich receptor-like protein kinase 10 isoform X3, whose product MAPEYAMEGLYSVKSDVFSFGVLLLEIIAGKRNSGFYLSDHGQSLLVYSWKLWCEGECLELVDPILENTYIRNEVTRCIHIGLLCVQEDAIDRPTMSTVVVMLASETMTLPNPNHPAFSVGRKFGKEDESTSKTSKDNISVNEVSISNVFPR is encoded by the exons ATGGCTCCCGAATATGCTATGGAAGGGTTATATTCAGTAAAATCAGACGTTTTTAGTTTTGGAGTTCTTTTACTAGAAATCATTGCTGGCAAAAGGAATAGTGGATTCTATCTTTCAGATCATGGTCAAAGTCTTCTTGTATAT AGTTGGAAACTATGGTGTGAAGGAGAATGTTTAGAGTTAGTAGATCCTATATTAGAAAATACATACATAAGAAATGAAGTTACAAGGTGTATTCATATTGGTTTGCTATGTGTACAAGAAGATGCAATAGATCGACCAACAATGTCTACAGTGGTTGTTATGCTAGCAAGTGAGACAATGACACTTCCTAATCCTAATCATCCTGCATTTTCAGTTGGAAGAAAGTTCGGTAAAGAAGACGAGTCAACGTCAAAGACTTCTAAAGATAATATCTCTGTCAATGAAGTATCAATCTCAAATGTTTTTCCTAGATAA
- the LOC112782734 gene encoding uncharacterized protein, producing the protein MEQYDLQRQRKDMKNKGRNVVWSIAMDKCLIEALAVQAKRGNKIDKCFNENAYTSACVAVNAQFNLNLNNQKVINRLKTIKKRYKVIKDMLSHDGFWWNPNTKMIECDSDELWKKYIAARPDARGFHGKQIEMYDELKIVCGNYQAPSRWARIKDGSQLMDMKNGVDESPSFVSPSSEDMSETDGTESYSTLPPEYCPMPDGFQEPPVAQPQRQQQKRPRTSEDALQDALMTVAASIRRLADAMERNKCSVDATELLEAVMEIDGLEEGKQMYAFEYLNADPVKARAFMTYNARMRKIYLFKLFWWWR; encoded by the exons ATGGAGCAGTATGATCTGCAAAGACAAAGAAAGGATATGAAAAACAAAGGAAGAAATGTTGTGTGGTCAATTGCAATGGATAAGTGTCTTATTGAAGCCTTGGCTGTTCAGGCAAAACGTGGGAACAAAATTGACAAATGTTTCAATGAAAATGCCTATACCTCTGCCTGTGTGGCTGTGAACGCTCAATTCAACTTGAATTTGAATAATCAGAAAGTGATAAACCGcctaaaaacaattaaaaaaagatataaagtaATAAAAGATATGCTAAGTCATGATGGTTTCTGGTGGAATCCAAATACAAAGATGATTGAATGTGACAGTGATGAGCTCTGGAAGAAATATATTGCT GCACGTCCTGATGCAAGAGGGTTCCATGGAAAGCAGATAGAGATGTACGATGAACTGAAAATTGTTTGTGGAAATTACCAAGCCCCTAGTCGTTGGGCTAGGATAAAGGATGGAAGCCAGCTAATGGATATGAAGAATGGCGTGGATGAGTCACCTTCCTTTGTTTCTCCCAGTTCAGAAGATATGAGTGAGACAGATGGAACTGAATCATACTCCACCCTTCCACCAGAATATTGCCCGATGCCAGATGGATTTCAGGAGCCTCCAGTGGCGCAGCCACAGAGACAGCAGCAAAAACGTCCTCGTACCTCAGAGGATGCCCTTCAGGATGCATTGATGACAGTGGCAGCAAGCATCAGGCGACTAGCTGATGCTATGGAACGAAACAAATGCTCAGTTGATGCGACTGAGCTATTAGAGGCTGTGATGGAGATAGATGGGTTGGAAGAAGGTAAACAGATGTATGCGTTTGAGTACTTAAATGCTGATCCGGTTAAAGCCAGAGCCTTCATGACATACAATGCTAGAATGAGAAAGATATATCTCTTTAAATTGTTCTGGTGGTGGAGATGA
- the LOC114926067 gene encoding pentatricopeptide repeat-containing protein At1g11290, chloroplastic-like — protein sequence MSSQLLALHPSPLPTKPTPSTAAATPHYERIFIPTHVYRHPSAILLELCNSLTELRQFLPLVIKNGFYNQHLFQTKLLSLFCRFGSISEATRVFDSVDDHDKLDVLYHTMLKGYARNSSLHEALGFYHRMRSDGVKPVVYDFTYLLQLCGEKLDLRMGREIHGQMIVNGCENNLFAMTAVVNLYAKCRQIADAYKMFERMPQRDLVSWNTVVAGYAQNGFAKKAVELVLLMQEAGQKLDAITLVSVLPAVTDLKALRIGRSVHGFAVKSGFESMVNVATALLDMYFKCGSVSDARLVFEGMSSKNVVSWNTMIAGLAENGESKEAYETFLKMLDEGVQPTNVSMMGALQACANLGNLEQGRFVHKLLEQLKLNCDVSVMNSLISMYSKCKRVDIAASVFDHMKDKTNVTWNAMILGYAQNGCVKEALNLFCMMQSKGSKPDSFTLVSAITALADLSVTRQAKWIHGLAIRTLMDKNVFVATALVDMYAKCGEVQTARKLFDMMQERHVITWNAMIDGYGTHGLGKAAVDLFDQMQKGAIKPNEITFLSVISACSHSGLVEEGLYYFESMKENYGLEPAMDHYGAMVDLLGRAGRLDEAWKFIEQMPVKPGITIFGAMLGACKIHKNVELGEKAADRLFELDPDEGGYHVLLANMYASASMWDKVAMVRTSMEKKGLQKTPGCSLVELRNEVHTFYSGSTNHPQSKRIYAFLEDLGNEIKDAGYVPDTNSIHDVEEDVKEQLLTSHSERLAIAFGLLNTSPGTTIHIRKNLRVCGDCHEATKYISLVTGREIVVRDMRRFHHFKNGTCSCGDYW from the coding sequence ATGAGCTCGCAGCTATTAGCACTACACCCTTCACCTCTTCCCACTAAACCCACACCATCAACAGCAGCAGCAACCCCTCACTACGAACGGATCTTCATCCCCACCCATGTTTACAGGCACCCCTCCGCCATTCTCCTAGAACTCTGCAACTCTCTCACCGAGCTCCGTCAATTCCTTCCCCTTGTCATCAAGAACGGCTTCTACAATCAGCACTTGTTCCAAACCAAGCTTCTCAGCTTGTTCTGCAGGTTCGGCAGCATTTCCGAAGCTACACGTGTCTTCGACTCCGTCGACGACCACGACAAGCTCGATGTACTTTACCACACCATGCTCAAAGGATATGCAAGAAACTCTTCTTTGCATGAAGCCTTGGGATTTTACCATAGGATGAGGTCTGATGGTGTTAAGCCTGTTGTTTACGATTTCACTTACTTGCTGCAGCTCTGTGGTGAGAAATTGGATCTCAGAATGGGTAGAGAGATTCATGGACAGATGATTGTTAATGGTTGTGAGAACAATTTGTTTGCCATGACTGCTGTTGTTAATTTGTATGCGAAATGCAGGCAGATTGCTGATGCCTATAAGATGTTCGAGAGAATGCCGCAGAGGGATTTGGTTTCTTGGAACACTGTGGTGGCCGGGTATGCTCAGAATGGGTTCGCCAAGAAGGCAGTTGAGTTGGTTTTGCTGATGCAGGAGGCTGGCCAGAAGCTGGATGCAATCACTCTGGTCAGTGTTTTGCCGGCCGTGACTGATTTGAAGGCGTTGAGAATCGGAAGGTCGGTTCATGGGTTTGCTGTAAAGTCAGGGTTTGAGTCCATGGTTAATGTTGCGACGGCGCTTCTCGATATGTACTTCAAGTGTGGGTCTGTGAGTGATGCGAGGTTGGTTTTTGAAGGAATGAGTAGCAAGAATGTTGTTTCGTGGAATACTATGATTGCTGGTCTTGCAGAGAATGGAGAGTCTAAAGAAGCATATGAAACTTTTTTGAAGATGTTGGATGAAGGGGTGCAGCCTACAAATGTTAGCATGATGGGAGCTTTGCAGGCTTGTGCTAATTTAGGCAATCTTGAACAGGGGAGATTTGTTCATAAATTGTTGGAACAACTGAAACTCAACTGTGATGTGTCGGTTATGAACTCTTTGATATCCATGTATTCGAAGTGCAAGAGAGTTGATATCGCAGCATCAGTATTCGATCATATGAAGGACAAGACGAACGTCACGTGGAATGCCATGATATTAGGTTATGCCCAAAATGGGTGTGTAAAGGAGGCTTTGAACTTATTCTGCATGATGCAATCTAAAGGCAGTAAACCTGATTCCTTTACATTAGTGAGTGCCATTACTGCTCTTGCAGATTTATCAGTTACCCGCCAGGCCAAATGGATTCATGGACTTGCTATAAGAACTTTGATGGACAAGAATGTCTTTGTTGCCACTGCTCTCGTTGACATGTATGCGAAATGTGGTGAGGTTCAGACGGCGAGAAAGCTTTTTGACATGATGCAGGAGCGGCATGTGATAACATGGAATGCAATGATAGATGGATATGGAACACATGGCCTTGGAAAAGCTGCTGTAGATCTCTTTGATCAAATGCAGAAGGGAGCCATCAAGCCGAACGAGATAACATTTCTGTCTGTTATCTCCGCTTGCAGCCACTCAGGTTTGGTGGAAGAGGGCCTCTACTACTTCGAAAGCATGAAGGAAAATTATGGCTTGGAGCCTGCAATGGATCACTATGGTGCCATGGTTGATCTCCTTGGTCGTGCTGGCCGGCTAGACGAGGCTTGGAAGTTCATCGAGCAGATGCCTGTCAAACCAGGGATAACCATTTTTGGTGCAATGCTAGGTGCTTGTAAGATCCATAAAAACGTCGAATTGGGGGAAAAGGCTGCCGACAGACTCTTCGAGTTAGACCCGGATGAAGGAGGGTATCATGTGTTGCTTGCCAATATGTATGCCTCTGCCTCAATGTGGGACAAAGTTGCCATGGTGAGGACATCCATGGAGAAAAAGGGGCTCCAGAAAACACCAGGTTGCAGCTTGGTCGAGTTGAGGAACGAGGTTCACACGTTCTATTCCGGAAGTACTAATCACCCTCAATCGAAAAGAATCTATGCCTTTCTTGAGGATCTTGGGAATGAGATCAAGGATGCTGGTTATGTTCCTGACACCAATTCAATTCATGATGTGGAAGAGGATGTGAAAGAACAATTGCTCACTAGCCATAGTGAGAGGCTTGCTATTGCATTTGGACTCTTGAATACTAGCCCTGGCACAACAATTCATATTAGGAAGAATCTTAGAGTTTGTGGTGATTGCCATGAGGCTACGAAGTACATATCACTAGTGACAGGAAGGGAAATTGTAGTGCGTGATATGCGTAGGTTCCATCATTTCAAGAATGGAACGTGTTCTTGTGGAGATTATTGGTAA